One Oncorhynchus masou masou isolate Uvic2021 chromosome 2, UVic_Omas_1.1, whole genome shotgun sequence genomic region harbors:
- the LOC135505102 gene encoding apoptosis regulator BAX-like: MADSRERRKTGEDEPPGAVGGEDVIDDRIMEQGAVVLRGYVIERVSAENPERRLTPEDLGGRPNELEDHQVKEVVQQLLLIADDLNRNAELQHLISTVQVNCVQDVFFSVAREIFADGINWGRVVSLFHLAYKLIYKALTQNHLEIIKKVISWVLQFIRENVSAWIRQQGGWEAVVSTVSHWRTVSLVAAVAFVMAVVYWRKTR; encoded by the exons ATGGCAGACTCCCGAGAAAGACGGAAAACCGGCGAAGATGAGCCTCCGGGTGCAGTCGGGGGTGAAG ATGTCATCGACGACAGAATTATGGAACAAGGAGCTGTTGTTTTAAGAGG GTATGTCATAGAGAGGGTCAGTGCAGAAAACCCAGAGAGACGTTTGACTCCAGAGGACCTTGGTGGCAGACCCAACGAACTAGAGGACCACCAAGTCAAAGAAGTGGTACAACAGCTGCTGCTGATCGCTGATGACCTGAACAGAAATGCTGAGCTACAACA CCTAATAAGCACAGTCCAGGTAAACTGTGTCCAGGATGTGTTCTTCTCAGTGGCCAGGGAAATCTTTGCAGATGGTATCAACTGGGGCAGAGTGGTCTCCCTGTTTCACTTGGCCTACAAGCTTATTTACAAG GCACTGACACAGAACCACTTAGAAATCATCAAGAAGGTTATTAGCTGGGTATTACAGTTCATCAGGGAAAATGTCTCCGCTTGGATCCGACAGCAAGGAGGATGG GAGGCGGTTGTTAGCACCGTGTCACATTGGCGTACTGTGTCGCTTGTGGCTGCAGTGGCTTTCGTGATGGCCGTGGT